A window from Chloroflexota bacterium encodes these proteins:
- a CDS encoding DUF262 domain-containing protein: MRASHQDLWKLLEGSKQFVVPIFQRNYNWTEEQCVQLWNDVLQAADAPANGGHFLGSIVYTAAGPQEATFSRWLVIDGQQRLTTLSLLLAALRDHIQDSGWAGEGGPTSAEIDSRFLQNAFKTGDQKPRLVLRRNDDRTLRKIVEGSQESIDDPASEVDDAYQLFRGVIASSDPAEIYKGLGNLKIVDVMLEPPLDNPQLVFESLNSTGVDLSQADLIRNFILMGLPEEEQNRIYCSYWRLIESEFEGSHWAIDNCARDWVALRRKATRQIRTDRIYVEFREEYRRLTAGGESVDAVLADLLQFSKGYAAFVLRRGPGKDLGAALGELRRHVDVPAMLVARLFRCYHDLRTLNESEFAESIRLIESYIVRRQVCGLQTRGYWSVFANIAYGLDEDCPSKSLEMLLARRQASYRFPSDEEFERALFEDNLYGARVCRPLLEGLENAGHLERVDTDRFQIEHVMPQVLSEPWKQMLGERWEEIHQTWLHRLGNLTLTAYNPLYSNRGFQEKKVIPGGFEDSAVRLNKFISKQDKWTAQQMSNRGKMLAARALGIWCHHGIAEDQIARIEFEELRNKAKASDPDSVEMTDLVRNLFQRFRERLQEIDREIIELAARKSVSYFGPAFAFEVLPRKTRLLLLLAPEFHEIDDPSGLATKNTYKFLVNCQNEGGVLFDLDREERIAPAIGLVRQALNLADAE; this comes from the coding sequence TTGAGGGCCAGTCACCAAGACCTTTGGAAGTTGCTTGAGGGAAGCAAGCAATTCGTGGTTCCCATTTTTCAGCGCAACTACAACTGGACCGAAGAGCAGTGCGTGCAGCTTTGGAATGACGTGTTGCAAGCCGCAGATGCGCCGGCTAATGGCGGCCACTTTCTTGGATCGATCGTCTATACCGCCGCCGGCCCGCAAGAAGCAACGTTTTCGCGCTGGTTGGTAATTGATGGACAGCAGAGACTGACCACACTTTCGCTGTTGCTCGCAGCGTTGCGGGACCACATCCAAGATTCAGGATGGGCTGGCGAGGGCGGCCCAACTTCTGCAGAAATCGACAGCCGGTTTCTGCAGAACGCGTTCAAGACTGGAGATCAAAAGCCCAGATTGGTTCTACGCAGAAACGACGACCGGACGCTAAGAAAGATCGTCGAGGGATCCCAGGAATCTATTGACGATCCCGCGTCAGAGGTCGACGACGCCTACCAGCTATTCCGCGGAGTTATTGCTAGCAGCGACCCCGCCGAAATCTACAAGGGGTTGGGCAATTTGAAGATTGTCGACGTCATGCTCGAACCACCGCTCGACAACCCGCAGCTAGTTTTCGAAAGCCTGAACTCCACTGGGGTTGATTTGAGTCAGGCTGACCTTATTCGCAATTTCATCCTCATGGGATTGCCGGAAGAGGAGCAGAACCGCATTTATTGCTCGTATTGGCGGCTGATCGAATCGGAGTTCGAGGGTTCGCATTGGGCAATCGACAATTGCGCTCGCGATTGGGTGGCATTGCGCCGAAAGGCGACTAGGCAGATCCGGACCGACCGAATCTATGTCGAGTTCCGCGAAGAGTACAGGCGATTGACGGCCGGTGGCGAAAGCGTGGACGCGGTTCTCGCCGATCTCTTGCAATTCAGCAAAGGTTATGCGGCGTTTGTATTACGGCGTGGGCCCGGAAAAGACCTCGGAGCGGCGCTCGGGGAACTGCGGCGACACGTAGACGTCCCCGCCATGCTTGTTGCAAGGCTGTTTCGCTGTTACCACGACCTCCGCACACTGAACGAGTCCGAATTCGCCGAGTCGATTCGCTTAATTGAGAGTTACATCGTTCGACGGCAAGTATGCGGACTTCAAACGCGTGGCTACTGGTCGGTGTTCGCCAACATTGCTTACGGCCTTGACGAAGATTGCCCCTCGAAATCGTTGGAGATGCTTTTGGCCCGCCGTCAGGCAAGTTACCGCTTCCCGAGTGACGAGGAGTTTGAACGCGCACTTTTTGAAGACAACCTTTACGGCGCGCGTGTCTGTCGGCCCCTGTTAGAAGGCCTCGAAAACGCAGGCCATCTCGAACGCGTCGACACGGACCGCTTTCAAATTGAGCACGTGATGCCCCAGGTGCTTTCCGAGCCTTGGAAACAGATGCTCGGCGAGAGATGGGAGGAAATTCACCAAACTTGGCTTCACCGACTAGGGAATTTGACGCTCACCGCTTACAACCCTCTCTACTCGAATCGCGGATTCCAGGAAAAGAAGGTGATTCCGGGCGGGTTCGAAGACAGCGCGGTCCGATTGAACAAATTCATTAGTAAGCAGGACAAATGGACAGCGCAGCAAATGAGCAATCGCGGAAAAATGCTTGCCGCAAGGGCGCTGGGCATTTGGTGCCATCACGGAATTGCTGAAGACCAGATTGCTCGTATCGAATTTGAAGAGTTACGAAATAAGGCCAAGGCGAGCGATCCCGACAGCGTTGAAATGACCGACTTAGTTCGCAATTTGTTCCAGAGGTTTAGGGAACGATTGCAGGAAATCGACCGCGAAATCATCGAATTGGCCGCGCGCAAATCAGTCTCTTATTTCGGGCCTGCGTTTGCGTTCGAAGTGCTCCCGCGCAAAACGCGGTTGCTGCTGCTTCTCGCGCCCGAATTCCACGAAATCGACGATCCCTCCGGCCTTGCGACTAAGAACACATACAAGTTCCTCGTCAATTGCCAAAACGAGGGTGGTGTGCTTTTTGACTTAGATCGCGAGGAAAGGATCGCCCCCGCGATCGGGTTGGTGAGACAGGCGCTAAATCTGGCCGATGCAGAATGA
- a CDS encoding 2,3-bisphosphoglycerate-independent phosphoglycerate mutase, giving the protein MISADTYQQLARPGASKLVLLVIDGLGGLAHPQTGLTELEAASTPNLDALAAKAATGLSVPIGPGITPGSGPGHLALFGYDPVASNIGRGALSAIGIGLDLGPGDLGVRLNFCTLDADGNVADRRAGRIPSRLNRELVAELSGHDIGCPYELATESAHRAVLVLRGARFSERVRETDPQAVGIPPADPEPLDGDAAETAAVLSRFLEVVTERIGSRAPANFVLMRGYATRPELVPMQRTWSIRGACSASYPMYKGLAAITGMDVLDTGDTFPGQLQAVSDAWPDYDFFFVHFKPTDAAGEDGDWEGKSRAIEEVDAALPRLLDLGPAAIAVTGDHSTPAALRQHSWHPVPLLIAGRQALPDLVESFGERACGGGGLGQLPARAVLPTLLATAGRLVKFGA; this is encoded by the coding sequence ATGATTTCCGCCGACACCTACCAGCAATTGGCCCGGCCGGGCGCCAGCAAGCTAGTCCTCTTGGTCATCGACGGACTGGGCGGGCTGGCCCACCCGCAGACCGGCCTGACCGAACTCGAGGCCGCCAGCACGCCCAATCTGGATGCCCTGGCCGCAAAAGCCGCCACCGGCCTTTCGGTCCCGATCGGTCCCGGCATTACCCCAGGCTCGGGCCCCGGCCACCTGGCCTTGTTCGGTTACGACCCGGTCGCCAGCAACATCGGGCGCGGCGCCCTCTCGGCGATCGGCATCGGTCTGGACCTGGGGCCGGGCGATCTCGGGGTGCGCCTCAACTTCTGCACCCTGGACGCCGACGGCAACGTGGCCGACCGGCGCGCCGGACGGATCCCCAGCCGGCTGAACCGCGAGTTGGTGGCCGAGCTTTCCGGCCACGATATCGGGTGCCCCTATGAACTGGCCACCGAAAGCGCCCACCGCGCGGTGCTGGTGCTGCGCGGGGCGCGATTCTCCGAGCGCGTCCGTGAAACGGACCCCCAGGCGGTCGGCATCCCGCCCGCCGACCCGGAACCGCTGGACGGGGACGCGGCCGAGACAGCGGCGGTCCTGTCCCGGTTCCTGGAGGTCGTAACCGAGCGAATCGGTAGCCGCGCACCGGCCAATTTCGTGCTGATGCGCGGCTATGCGACCCGGCCGGAGCTTGTCCCCATGCAGCGGACCTGGAGCATTCGCGGGGCCTGCTCGGCCTCCTACCCGATGTACAAAGGTTTGGCCGCAATCACCGGAATGGACGTCCTGGATACCGGCGACACCTTCCCCGGACAGCTCCAGGCGGTGTCCGACGCCTGGCCCGATTACGACTTTTTCTTCGTCCATTTCAAGCCCACCGATGCCGCCGGCGAGGACGGCGACTGGGAGGGCAAGTCCCGGGCAATCGAAGAAGTCGACGCAGCCCTCCCGCGGTTGCTGGATCTGGGACCGGCCGCGATCGCCGTGACCGGCGACCACTCGACCCCGGCCGCGCTGCGTCAGCACTCCTGGCATCCGGTACCGTTGCTGATCGCCGGCCGGCAGGCCCTGCCGGACCTGGTGGAGAGCTTCGGCGAGCGCGCCTGCGGCGGAGGAGGACTGGGCCAATTGCCGGCGCGGGCGGTATTGCCCACGTTGCTGGCCACCGCCGGCCGGCTGGTCAAGTTCGGGGCGTGA
- a CDS encoding DUF541 domain-containing protein, producing the protein MRFVVRSSANSGISGTVLAAVLAAFGALLLLAPTSSAGGGGPSADSLQLATGGPAPGNAATILTVQGTASRSASYDGAVARFSVRVLRDSILAAVSDGNSAVASIAAAVDARCTAAAMSDADGSTTDACVSPRGLQTLGIRIEEEFDYTDQGRISEGFLYENRLSIAIEGTEFAGGLVDLVIRAGGDSVRFEGLGFTTSQRAEIERLALLDAIDSARLTARTIADHMGYQIVRIVEVNPRESYQVELDSGRGEAIPAAAAPAPTRVFAGQAVITSRVSLTFELRPR; encoded by the coding sequence ATGCGATTCGTGGTCCGAAGTTCGGCCAATTCGGGGATCAGCGGAACGGTCCTGGCCGCCGTCCTGGCCGCGTTCGGCGCGCTTCTGCTGCTGGCCCCGACCAGTTCCGCCGGGGGCGGCGGACCCTCCGCCGATTCGCTGCAGCTGGCAACCGGCGGTCCGGCGCCGGGGAATGCGGCGACGATCCTCACCGTCCAGGGCACCGCTTCAAGAAGCGCCAGCTACGATGGCGCGGTGGCGCGTTTTTCGGTTCGGGTGCTGCGCGATTCGATCCTCGCCGCGGTTTCCGACGGCAATTCCGCTGTCGCCAGCATCGCGGCGGCGGTGGATGCGCGGTGCACCGCCGCCGCGATGTCGGACGCCGACGGCTCCACCACGGATGCGTGCGTTTCTCCACGGGGCCTGCAGACCCTCGGCATCCGGATCGAAGAGGAGTTCGACTACACCGACCAGGGCCGGATTTCGGAAGGGTTCCTATACGAAAACCGGCTCAGCATCGCCATCGAGGGCACCGAATTCGCGGGCGGTCTGGTCGATCTGGTGATCCGCGCGGGCGGCGACTCGGTCCGCTTCGAGGGCCTTGGATTCACCACCTCGCAGCGCGCCGAAATCGAACGGCTGGCGTTGCTTGACGCGATCGACAGCGCCCGGCTGACGGCCCGGACGATCGCCGACCACATGGGTTATCAGATCGTCCGCATCGTCGAGGTGAATCCGCGGGAGTCGTACCAGGTCGAACTCGATTCCGGACGTGGAGAAGCTATACCGGCGGCGGCGGCGCCCGCGCCGACCAGAGTGTTCGCCGGCCAGGCCGTGATCACCTCGCGGGTTTCGCTGACGTTCGAGCTTCGACCCCGGTAG
- a CDS encoding thiamine diphosphokinase, protein MGPGDGAVADGFSPVLHFTAHAPGPVQAGRRGIRLAGNRDDGRDICDRTLRTDCRSGHGGAGAPGRSVDRDADFLASWPRLVRPGPAFGRPQGLSRVADRNPPASPHLAVVVLDGPLGKDPAIADLLAGADLVVAADGGADRLGDTGQVPDLVVGDLDSLDPARVEELAAAGIPIQRHPRDKDLIDGELALQAALRCHPDRIVLLGLLGGARPDMVLANQMLLFHPGLAPGSATAMVPGWTIFPVGNDLLELAAAPGKIMSLVPIDAVAEGVDIHGARWPLSGAALQRGQGRTLSNRVAEDKIRVRCRTGRALLYLER, encoded by the coding sequence CTGGGTCCTGGCGACGGTGCCGTTGCTGATGGGTTTTCGCCAGTTCTACATTTCACTGCTCATGCACCAGGGCCTGTCCAAGCGGGTCGGCGTGGGATCCGTCTCGCGGGTAATCGTGATGATGGTCGTGATATTTGCGATCGCACCCTTCGCACCGATTGCCGGAGCGGTCATGGGGGCGCTGGCGCGCCTGGGCGGTCAGTTGACCGAGACGCTGATTTCCTGGCATCTTGGCCGCGCCTGGTTCGGCCAGGACCCGCTTTCGGCCGCCCGCAAGGATTAAGCAGGGTGGCGGACAGAAACCCCCCGGCTTCCCCACACCTGGCGGTAGTAGTCCTCGACGGACCGCTGGGCAAAGACCCGGCAATCGCCGACCTTCTGGCTGGCGCCGATCTGGTCGTGGCCGCCGACGGCGGCGCGGACCGGCTCGGCGATACGGGCCAGGTCCCGGACCTGGTGGTGGGCGATCTCGACTCGCTGGATCCTGCCCGCGTCGAAGAGCTGGCCGCCGCCGGGATTCCCATCCAACGCCATCCCCGGGACAAGGATTTGATCGACGGTGAGCTTGCCCTGCAGGCGGCATTGCGGTGCCATCCGGACCGGATCGTCCTGCTGGGGCTGTTGGGCGGAGCGCGCCCCGACATGGTGTTGGCCAATCAGATGCTGCTGTTTCACCCCGGACTCGCCCCCGGGTCGGCGACCGCGATGGTGCCCGGCTGGACCATCTTCCCGGTCGGGAATGACCTCCTCGAGCTGGCGGCCGCGCCCGGTAAGATCATGTCGCTGGTCCCGATCGATGCCGTCGCCGAGGGGGTGGATATTCACGGGGCCAGATGGCCGCTTTCGGGAGCGGCGCTGCAGCGCGGTCAGGGCCGGACCCTTTCCAATCGGGTCGCCGAAGACAAGATTCGGGTGCGTTGTCGAACCGGCCGGGCGCTGCTCTACCTGGAACGCTAG
- a CDS encoding thiamine-binding protein, whose translation MAAIIAAFQVLPSGVEDGYGCVEAAIAVVQQSGLPYDVSSFETTVEGEYDELMDLIKRAQQACFDFGASSVLCNIKVANTPAGTTIADHIGKFRD comes from the coding sequence ATGGCAGCGATCATCGCGGCGTTCCAGGTACTCCCCAGCGGGGTCGAAGACGGTTACGGATGCGTGGAAGCCGCAATCGCGGTCGTGCAGCAGTCCGGCCTGCCCTATGACGTCTCGTCATTCGAGACCACGGTCGAGGGTGAATACGACGAATTGATGGACCTGATCAAGCGCGCCCAGCAGGCCTGCTTCGACTTTGGTGCCAGTTCGGTGCTCTGCAACATAAAGGTGGCCAACACCCCCGCCGGCACCACCATCGCCGATCACATCGGCAAGTTCCGCGATTGA
- a CDS encoding ABC transporter permease, whose product MTAAAIKSRIRAAAPAAGLVVFILAFWQFFVTWREVPRWLLPSPLDIAAAFVDSADLMGYHIPVTLLVMAAGFTISLLLGTTVATVCHLFGPVRRAVYPLLVTSQSVPFIIIAPLLVIWFGFGLAPKLVLVTLVCAFPITVTFLEGLRSADHEALDLLRSMGASRWDQFRLVQLPPALAALAAGAKIAATYAVIGALIAEWLGASRGLGVFLIRSMNSFRADRALAAIVIVILIALTAWATIELLTRWAMPWRAHL is encoded by the coding sequence TTGACCGCCGCGGCGATCAAGTCCCGGATCCGGGCGGCCGCGCCGGCGGCCGGCCTGGTGGTTTTCATATTGGCCTTCTGGCAGTTTTTCGTGACCTGGCGCGAGGTGCCGCGCTGGCTGCTGCCCTCGCCGCTGGACATCGCCGCCGCGTTCGTCGACTCGGCCGATCTGATGGGCTACCACATCCCGGTGACGCTGCTAGTCATGGCGGCCGGGTTTACGATCTCTCTCCTGCTGGGGACGACGGTGGCCACGGTCTGCCACCTGTTCGGGCCGGTGCGCAGGGCGGTCTATCCGCTGCTGGTTACGTCCCAGTCGGTTCCGTTCATCATCATCGCTCCGCTGCTGGTGATCTGGTTCGGCTTCGGCCTGGCTCCGAAACTGGTCCTGGTCACCCTGGTATGCGCCTTCCCGATCACGGTCACTTTCCTGGAAGGTCTGCGCTCGGCCGACCACGAGGCCCTCGACCTGCTGCGTTCGATGGGGGCGAGCCGGTGGGACCAGTTCCGCCTCGTCCAGCTCCCGCCCGCCCTGGCGGCGCTGGCCGCCGGCGCCAAGATCGCGGCCACCTACGCGGTTATCGGGGCCCTGATCGCCGAATGGCTGGGCGCCAGCCGCGGACTGGGCGTTTTCCTGATCCGCTCGATGAATTCCTTCCGCGCCGACCGGGCCCTGGCCGCGATCGTGATCGTGATCTTGATCGCCCTCACCGCCTGGGCGACGATCGAACTTCTGACCCGCTGGGCGATGCCCTGGCGGGCCCACCTCTAA
- a CDS encoding ABC transporter substrate-binding protein, whose product MNRRNFLRLALAGGASLVLAACDMSGQETAVSEDIANIAVTAPEAAPRRADRAEATLVLDWVPNTNHTGLYAARALGYFEEENLDFKIEEPVEVDATSVVAAGNAEFGIGFQEFLTPALVQGAPVVSVAAIIQENTSGFASLKSRGISRPRDFEGAVYGGFGSPLELAILQVMMEQDGGDFSKLESVGAGAADFLTIIQRDVDLYWIFYAWQGVKADLEGIELDVAFLSDWGVPNYYTPLIMANSGMLGRRREIGERAMAAISRGYDFAIANPAEAAEMLIQASPEIDVPLAHASQLWLSPRYQGDADRWGRQQGSVWGGMTQWMLDRELIEEMFEWENAFSNELLPE is encoded by the coding sequence ATGAACCGTCGCAATTTCCTGCGTCTGGCCCTGGCCGGCGGTGCCAGCCTGGTCCTGGCCGCGTGCGATATGAGCGGCCAGGAAACGGCCGTCTCGGAAGACATCGCCAATATCGCGGTCACCGCGCCCGAGGCCGCTCCGCGGCGCGCCGATCGCGCCGAGGCGACCCTGGTGCTGGACTGGGTGCCCAACACCAACCACACCGGCCTTTACGCCGCCCGCGCGCTGGGCTATTTCGAAGAGGAGAACCTCGATTTCAAGATCGAGGAGCCGGTCGAAGTCGACGCGACGTCGGTGGTGGCGGCCGGAAATGCCGAGTTCGGGATCGGGTTTCAGGAGTTCCTGACCCCGGCCCTGGTCCAGGGCGCCCCGGTCGTTTCGGTGGCGGCCATCATCCAGGAGAACACCTCCGGCTTCGCATCGCTCAAGAGCCGCGGGATTTCGCGTCCGCGCGACTTCGAGGGTGCCGTCTACGGCGGGTTCGGCTCCCCGCTTGAACTGGCGATCCTGCAGGTGATGATGGAGCAGGACGGCGGCGATTTCTCCAAACTCGAGTCGGTTGGCGCCGGCGCGGCCGATTTCCTGACCATCATCCAGCGCGACGTGGACCTTTACTGGATCTTCTACGCCTGGCAGGGGGTGAAGGCCGACCTGGAGGGGATCGAACTGGACGTGGCTTTCCTCTCCGATTGGGGTGTTCCCAACTACTACACCCCGCTGATCATGGCCAACTCCGGCATGCTCGGACGACGCCGCGAAATCGGCGAGCGGGCGATGGCGGCCATATCGCGGGGATACGATTTCGCCATCGCCAACCCGGCCGAAGCGGCCGAAATGCTGATCCAGGCCTCACCCGAGATCGACGTGCCGCTGGCGCACGCTTCGCAGCTCTGGCTCTCCCCGCGTTACCAGGGCGACGCCGACCGCTGGGGCCGCCAGCAGGGGTCGGTCTGGGGCGGCATGACGCAATGGATGCTGGACCGCGAATTGATCGAGGAGATGTTCGAGTGGGAGAACGCTTTCTCCAATGAGCTCCTGCCTGAATAA
- a CDS encoding ABC transporter ATP-binding protein, which translates to MAGRLVLEGIEKSFGSGAERLRVLDRTSLVVEQSQFLCLVGPSGCGKSTLFNVAVGLTAPDSGRILLDGSDITGRRGLLGYMPQRDLLLPWRRVMENIVIGVQVRRGDLAAARRRARDLAPLFGLEGFLNHHPHQLSGGMRQRAALLRTIVSGNQVLLLDEPFGALDALTRLDMHRFLLGVRAELDLTVLFVTHDPDEAVALADKVAVMSARPGRIVDQFAVELAFPRRGDRAAAALAGYRARLLAALGSGLSSESN; encoded by the coding sequence GTGGCCGGCCGGCTGGTCCTGGAAGGGATCGAGAAGAGTTTCGGCAGCGGTGCCGAACGGCTGCGGGTGCTGGACCGGACCAGCCTGGTGGTCGAGCAGAGCCAATTCCTTTGCTTGGTCGGCCCCAGCGGCTGCGGCAAGAGCACCCTCTTTAACGTGGCGGTGGGTCTGACCGCGCCCGACTCCGGCCGGATACTGCTCGACGGCTCGGACATAACCGGCCGCCGCGGCCTGCTCGGTTACATGCCGCAACGCGACCTGCTGCTTCCGTGGCGGCGCGTCATGGAGAACATCGTCATCGGCGTGCAGGTGCGGCGCGGTGACCTGGCGGCGGCCCGCCGGCGCGCCCGCGACCTGGCCCCGCTGTTCGGATTGGAGGGGTTTCTCAATCACCACCCCCACCAGCTCTCCGGCGGGATGCGCCAGCGGGCGGCGCTGCTGCGCACCATCGTGAGCGGAAACCAGGTCCTGCTGCTCGACGAGCCCTTCGGGGCCCTCGACGCCCTTACCCGGTTGGACATGCACCGCTTCCTGCTCGGCGTGCGGGCCGAGCTGGACCTGACCGTGCTTTTCGTCACCCATGATCCGGACGAGGCGGTTGCCCTGGCCGACAAGGTCGCGGTCATGTCGGCCCGGCCCGGCCGGATCGTCGACCAGTTCGCGGTCGAACTGGCGTTCCCGCGCCGGGGCGATCGAGCCGCCGCCGCGCTGGCCGGCTACCGCGCCCGCCTGCTGGCGGCGCTGGGATCGGGCCTGTCGTCCGAGAGCAATTGA
- a CDS encoding MFS transporter, whose translation MAFIFTGSTQSFGVFLKAVTEDLGVGRETFALAIAVLQLATGVPVAAYLADRYGHWKVIVPASVVFAAAMLLTAQAQTGLQFLAYLGFLGGIAISGASMTVVVGAVGQMVPVRRRSFALGLVTAGSSAGMFVLVPAWQQILNLVGWRTNFALFALVPLAIGLMAFIFLRDTDKMPKSADVIDEPFVEMLKRARKNRDYLLLTAGFFVCGFHVSFIAAHLPAYLSDEGVSATAAALALAMIGLFNIFGSAISGRLGDRYRRSRLLAIIYSLRGVVIFGLLVLPLTEFTAIAFGALMGLLWLATVPLTSSTVAHLLGARYLAVMFGTTFFSHQIGSFLGVWLGGRVYDAIGTYDPIWIAGIALGFASALIHLPIGDRRGVMAAAAAY comes from the coding sequence ATGGCGTTCATCTTCACCGGTTCCACCCAGTCCTTCGGGGTTTTCCTCAAGGCCGTGACCGAGGACCTGGGTGTCGGGCGCGAGACATTTGCGCTGGCGATCGCGGTGCTGCAGCTGGCAACCGGCGTACCGGTCGCCGCCTACCTGGCCGACCGCTACGGCCATTGGAAGGTGATCGTGCCGGCCAGCGTGGTCTTCGCGGCGGCGATGCTGCTCACCGCGCAGGCCCAGACCGGTCTCCAATTCCTCGCCTACCTCGGATTCCTGGGTGGCATCGCCATCAGCGGGGCTTCGATGACGGTGGTCGTCGGCGCGGTCGGGCAGATGGTGCCGGTGCGGCGCCGCAGCTTCGCCCTGGGCCTCGTCACCGCCGGTTCCTCGGCCGGCATGTTCGTGCTGGTGCCGGCCTGGCAGCAGATCCTGAACCTGGTCGGCTGGCGGACGAACTTCGCCCTTTTCGCGCTGGTTCCGCTGGCCATCGGATTGATGGCCTTCATCTTCCTGCGCGATACCGACAAGATGCCCAAGAGCGCGGACGTTATCGACGAACCGTTCGTGGAGATGCTCAAGCGGGCCCGCAAGAACCGCGACTACCTGTTGCTGACCGCCGGATTCTTCGTCTGCGGATTCCACGTCAGCTTCATCGCCGCCCACCTCCCCGCGTACCTGTCCGACGAGGGGGTTTCGGCCACCGCCGCCGCCCTTGCGCTGGCAATGATCGGGCTATTCAATATCTTCGGATCGGCAATCTCCGGGCGCCTCGGCGACCGCTACCGGCGCAGCCGCCTGCTGGCCATCATTTACTCCCTGCGCGGCGTGGTGATCTTCGGGTTGCTGGTGCTGCCGCTGACTGAATTCACCGCGATCGCGTTCGGGGCCCTGATGGGACTTCTGTGGCTGGCCACGGTTCCACTTACTTCCTCGACCGTCGCCCACCTGCTGGGCGCGCGCTACCTGGCGGTTATGTTCGGGACCACGTTTTTCTCCCACCAGATCGGATCGTTCCTGGGAGTCTGGCTCGGTGGACGCGTGTACGATGCCATCGGCACGTACGACCCGATTTGGATCGCCGGGATCGCATTGGGATTCGCCTCCGCGCTCATTCACCTGCCGATCGGCGACCGCCGTGGCGTGATGGCCGCCGCCGCGGCCTATTGA
- a CDS encoding CPBP family intramembrane metalloprotease, giving the protein MVGVVAISFTVLPALLETTGPPAPLWLISTVSTAQTGAYLGLAVWAGVRLSPRIGFGAPAFSAAAAGRRFGPSLRRQIAPGLVGGVIGGLLLQIAWLLEPAELSGAAGNATVPPLVRILYGGITEEILTRWGLMTVLVWVLWVVVQRRQGRPGVGVVWAGIVLSAIPFGAGHLPLVASTVDGLTAGIVVWVVGANALFGLLAGFLYWRFGLESAVIAHSLAHVFDYLAGLAFPI; this is encoded by the coding sequence ATGGTAGGCGTTGTCGCCATCTCGTTCACAGTCCTGCCCGCGCTGCTGGAGACCACCGGGCCGCCTGCGCCGCTGTGGTTGATCAGCACGGTCAGCACCGCTCAGACCGGAGCGTACCTCGGGCTGGCCGTCTGGGCGGGAGTCAGGCTGTCGCCGCGAATCGGATTCGGGGCGCCGGCATTTTCGGCGGCGGCCGCCGGACGGCGGTTCGGGCCGTCGCTGCGGCGGCAAATCGCCCCGGGCCTTGTGGGCGGGGTGATCGGCGGGCTGCTGTTGCAGATCGCCTGGCTGTTGGAGCCGGCCGAGCTGTCAGGGGCCGCCGGCAATGCGACCGTGCCGCCGCTGGTGCGAATCCTCTACGGCGGGATTACCGAGGAAATATTGACCCGCTGGGGCCTGATGACGGTCCTGGTGTGGGTCTTGTGGGTGGTCGTTCAGCGGCGGCAAGGGCGCCCCGGGGTCGGAGTCGTCTGGGCCGGCATCGTGCTGAGCGCGATCCCCTTCGGGGCCGGACACCTGCCCCTGGTCGCGTCGACCGTGGATGGATTGACCGCCGGCATCGTGGTCTGGGTAGTTGGCGCGAACGCACTGTTCGGATTGCTGGCCGGGTTTCTGTATTGGCGCTTTGGCCTGGAATCGGCCGTGATCGCCCATTCCCTCGCGCACGTATTCGACTACTTGGCAGGTCTCGCGTTTCCGATCTGA
- a CDS encoding glucose 1-dehydrogenase: MGRLAGKVALISGGARGQGAAEARLFAKEGARVVVGDVLEEVGMELAAEINRGGGAAVFIRLDVTSAADWQAAVEAAEDGYGRLDVLVNNAGAWRGGRVEETTEDDWDFMFDVNAKGVFLGTRAAVPAMRRAGGGSIVNVSSIVAMVGVDRATAYPAAKGAVRTFTKLTAIQYAGDGIRANSLHPGPVETDLLRQVFGGREINAYTPLGRLGTPEDIAFAALYLACDESSFVTGSELVVDGGALAE, translated from the coding sequence ATGGGGCGATTGGCAGGGAAAGTAGCCCTGATCAGCGGCGGCGCCAGGGGGCAAGGCGCGGCCGAGGCACGGCTGTTTGCCAAGGAGGGCGCCAGGGTTGTAGTCGGCGACGTCCTCGAGGAGGTCGGCATGGAGCTGGCGGCCGAGATCAACCGGGGCGGAGGCGCCGCGGTTTTCATTCGTCTGGACGTGACGTCGGCGGCCGACTGGCAAGCCGCGGTCGAGGCCGCAGAAGATGGCTACGGCAGGTTGGACGTCCTGGTCAACAACGCCGGGGCCTGGCGCGGCGGCCGCGTGGAAGAAACCACCGAGGACGACTGGGATTTCATGTTCGACGTGAACGCAAAGGGCGTTTTCCTGGGCACCAGAGCCGCCGTCCCGGCAATGCGACGCGCCGGCGGAGGCTCGATCGTGAACGTCTCGTCGATCGTCGCAATGGTGGGGGTCGACCGGGCAACCGCCTACCCGGCCGCCAAAGGGGCGGTGCGGACATTCACAAAGCTCACCGCGATCCAGTACGCGGGCGATGGGATCCGGGCCAATTCCCTCCACCCGGGACCGGTTGAAACCGATCTTTTGCGACAGGTATTCGGAGGCCGCGAAATCAACGCCTACACGCCGCTCGGACGCCTTGGCACGCCCGAGGACATCGCCTTCGCGGCACTTTATCTGGCCTGCGACGAATCCTCGTTCGTGACCGGCAGCGAGCTGGTGGTCGACGGGGGCGCGCTCGCAGAGTAG